One window of Solwaraspora sp. WMMA2056 genomic DNA carries:
- a CDS encoding DUF202 domain-containing protein, translated as MAEPNDPGLQPERTRLAWRRSALALTLVVLLTVRLAIDRGGPALLAAPAAVVGWATLIGYAYRRARGPRRPAAGQIGAEVPLLGLVTAGYALLGALLILR; from the coding sequence GTGGCTGAGCCGAACGATCCCGGCCTGCAGCCGGAGCGGACCCGACTGGCCTGGCGGCGCTCCGCCCTGGCCCTGACCCTGGTCGTGCTGCTGACCGTCCGGTTGGCGATCGACCGGGGCGGGCCGGCGCTGCTCGCCGCCCCGGCGGCGGTCGTCGGCTGGGCCACGCTGATCGGCTACGCCTACCGCCGGGCACGCGGGCCACGCCGGCCCGCCGCCGGACAGATCGGTGCCGAGGTGCCGCTGCTGGGGCTGGTCACCGCCGGTTACGCCCTGCTGGGTGCACTCCTGATCCTGCGCTGA
- a CDS encoding electron transfer flavoprotein subunit beta/FixA family protein gives MNIVVLVKQVPDSGAERALRGDDNTVDRGSANNVINEMDEYAIEEALRLKEANGGEVTILTMGPDRAAESIRKALSMGPDKAVHVVDDALHGSCAVATSKVLATALATLNADLILCGAESTDGRVQVMPHMLAERLGIAALTGARKLTVDGDTLTVERQSEEGYEVVRAATPAVVSVWDTINEPRYPSFKGIMAAKKKPVQTLSLADLGVAANEVGFDGATSTVVDHHKRPPRSAGEKLVDDGDGGVRLVQFLASEKFV, from the coding sequence ATGAACATCGTCGTACTCGTCAAGCAGGTGCCCGATTCCGGCGCGGAACGCGCCCTACGTGGTGACGACAACACCGTCGACCGCGGCTCGGCCAACAACGTGATCAATGAGATGGACGAGTACGCGATCGAGGAGGCGCTGCGGCTCAAGGAGGCCAACGGCGGTGAGGTGACCATCCTCACCATGGGCCCGGACCGGGCGGCCGAGTCGATCCGCAAGGCGCTGTCGATGGGCCCGGACAAGGCCGTGCACGTCGTCGACGACGCACTCCACGGCTCCTGCGCCGTCGCCACGTCGAAGGTGCTCGCCACCGCGCTGGCCACCCTGAACGCCGACCTGATCCTCTGCGGTGCGGAGTCCACCGACGGCCGGGTGCAGGTCATGCCGCACATGCTCGCCGAACGGCTCGGAATCGCCGCGCTCACCGGGGCCCGCAAACTGACCGTCGACGGCGACACCCTCACCGTCGAGCGGCAGAGCGAGGAGGGCTACGAGGTGGTCCGCGCCGCCACCCCGGCCGTCGTCTCGGTCTGGGACACCATCAACGAGCCCCGGTACCCGTCGTTCAAGGGGATCATGGCCGCCAAGAAGAAGCCGGTGCAGACCCTGTCCCTGGCCGATCTCGGCGTCGCCGCGAACGAGGTCGGCTTCGACGGCGCCACCAGCACCGTCGTCGACCACCACAAGCGTCCGCCGCGTTCGGCAGGGGAGAAGCTCGTCGACGACGGCGACGGCGGCGTACGGCTGGTCCAGTTCCTGGCGTCCGAGAAGTTCGTGTGA
- a CDS encoding ATP-binding cassette domain-containing protein, giving the protein MSHAIWAEGLVKRFGPTTALAGVDLAVRTGTVFGLLGPNGAGKTTAVRVLATLLQPDAGQARVQGFDVVRQAHQVRQVIGLTGQYASVDETLTGTENLIMIGRLLGLSRADARSRARELLTEFHLTDAGSRAAKTYSGGMRRRLDLAASLVGRPQVLFLDEPTTGLDPRSRNELWELVRGLVASGVTVLLTTQYLEEADQLADELAVVDHGRVIASGTPEELKAKTGAQVLAVRPTDPTTLPTVLATLRELSGNEPALSQTTVTVSTADSELLPAVVRRLDEAGVKVGELALRGSSLDEVFLSLTGHRAEPGGTGPETTTGQQPTDRTSPTGSGPRPDATMEQIR; this is encoded by the coding sequence ATGTCGCACGCGATCTGGGCGGAAGGGCTGGTCAAGCGGTTCGGTCCGACGACCGCCCTGGCCGGGGTGGACCTGGCGGTACGGACCGGCACCGTGTTCGGGCTGCTCGGGCCGAACGGTGCCGGCAAGACCACCGCGGTACGGGTGCTGGCCACCCTGCTGCAGCCGGACGCCGGGCAGGCCCGGGTCCAGGGGTTCGACGTGGTGCGCCAGGCCCACCAGGTCCGCCAGGTGATCGGCCTGACCGGTCAGTACGCCTCGGTCGACGAGACGCTGACCGGTACGGAGAACCTGATCATGATCGGTCGGCTGCTCGGGCTGTCCCGGGCCGACGCCCGGTCCCGGGCCCGTGAGCTGCTGACCGAGTTCCACCTCACCGACGCCGGGTCCCGCGCGGCGAAGACGTACTCGGGCGGCATGCGCCGCCGGCTCGACCTGGCCGCCAGCCTGGTGGGTCGGCCGCAGGTGCTGTTCCTCGACGAGCCGACCACCGGTCTGGATCCGCGCAGCCGCAACGAGCTGTGGGAGCTGGTCCGTGGCCTGGTCGCCTCCGGTGTGACGGTGCTGCTCACCACCCAGTATCTGGAGGAGGCCGACCAGCTCGCCGACGAGCTGGCCGTGGTCGACCACGGCCGGGTCATCGCCAGCGGCACCCCGGAGGAGCTGAAGGCCAAGACCGGGGCACAGGTGCTGGCGGTGCGTCCGACGGACCCGACCACCTTGCCGACGGTGCTGGCCACGCTCCGGGAGCTGTCCGGTAACGAGCCGGCGCTGTCGCAGACGACGGTGACGGTCAGCACCGCCGATTCCGAGCTGTTGCCCGCCGTGGTGCGCCGCCTCGACGAGGCCGGGGTCAAGGTGGGCGAGCTGGCGTTGCGGGGTTCGAGCCTCGACGAGGTGTTCCTGTCGCTGACCGGTCACCGGGCCGAGCCGGGCGGCACCGGTCCCGAGACCACCACCGGCCAGCAGCCGACCGACCGGACCTCCCCGACCGGGTCCGGGCCACGACCCGACGCCACGATGGAGCAGATCCGATGA
- a CDS encoding ABC transporter permease: MTATATTATTAGPRRPAGSQWVGPVAGLRHTGTLAWRSLVQIKHNPMELLDLSIQPLMFVLLFTYVFGGAIAGSPGDYLTFALPGIIVQNALFATMTTGFGLNTDLTKGVFDRLRSLPIARWAPLAGRILADTVKQAWSVTLLLGVGMILGFRVGGGLLGLLGAFALILAFTLAASWISVLVGVLVSEPEKVQIFGFMVIFPLSFTSNAFVPAETMPGWLQAWVEVNPVTILADALRGLLGGHAAAGPVAYSLLWAAGIAVVFAPLALARFKRRT, translated from the coding sequence ATGACCGCCACCGCGACCACCGCGACCACCGCCGGTCCGCGACGTCCCGCCGGGTCACAGTGGGTCGGCCCGGTCGCCGGGCTACGCCACACCGGCACCCTGGCCTGGCGCAGCCTGGTGCAGATCAAGCACAACCCGATGGAGCTGCTGGACCTCAGCATCCAGCCGTTGATGTTCGTCCTGCTGTTCACGTACGTGTTCGGTGGCGCGATCGCCGGTTCCCCGGGGGACTATCTGACCTTCGCCCTGCCCGGCATCATCGTGCAGAACGCCCTGTTCGCCACGATGACGACCGGGTTCGGCCTGAACACCGACCTGACCAAGGGCGTGTTCGACCGGCTACGGTCGCTGCCGATCGCACGGTGGGCACCGCTGGCCGGGCGGATCCTTGCCGACACCGTCAAGCAGGCCTGGTCGGTGACGCTGCTGCTGGGGGTCGGGATGATCCTCGGGTTCCGCGTCGGCGGTGGGTTGCTCGGGCTGCTCGGTGCGTTCGCGTTGATCCTGGCGTTCACCCTGGCCGCCTCGTGGATCTCGGTGCTGGTCGGGGTGTTGGTCAGCGAGCCGGAGAAGGTGCAGATCTTCGGCTTCATGGTGATCTTTCCGCTCAGCTTCACCAGCAACGCCTTCGTCCCGGCCGAGACGATGCCCGGCTGGCTGCAGGCGTGGGTGGAGGTCAACCCGGTGACGATCCTGGCCGACGCGCTGCGGGGGCTGCTCGGTGGTCACGCCGCCGCCGGACCGGTCGCGTACTCCCTGCTCTGGGCAGCCGGCATCGCCGTGGTCTTCGCACCGTTGGCCCTGGCCCGCTTCAAGCGGCGGACCTGA
- a CDS encoding PLD nuclease N-terminal domain-containing protein, whose translation MARVFIVLFMLHVVLMAVALISCLSAEKGEVRALPRALWVPVIILLPLLGPAAWFLSRRPAFGSGAPLTGPGRPGPTTPRNRPLAPDDDPEFLRALDAEQSKQDRELFERWEEDLRRREDEIRREAQTRQPDEPGPETDTHSRDAADREDRRPEQ comes from the coding sequence ATGGCCCGCGTGTTCATCGTCCTCTTCATGCTCCACGTCGTGCTCATGGCAGTGGCGTTGATCAGCTGCCTCTCGGCTGAGAAAGGTGAGGTCCGCGCCCTGCCCCGTGCGCTCTGGGTGCCGGTCATCATTCTCCTCCCCTTACTCGGGCCGGCTGCCTGGTTCCTCAGCCGCCGGCCCGCCTTCGGCAGCGGTGCACCGCTCACCGGCCCCGGCCGACCAGGGCCGACGACGCCACGTAACCGCCCACTCGCCCCCGACGACGACCCGGAGTTCCTTCGCGCTCTCGACGCCGAGCAGTCGAAGCAGGACCGGGAGCTGTTCGAGCGGTGGGAGGAGGATCTGCGTCGTCGCGAGGACGAGATCCGCCGGGAGGCACAGACCCGGCAGCCCGACGAGCCCGGTCCGGAGACCGACACCCACAGCCGGGACGCCGCCGACCGGGAGGACCGGCGCCCCGAGCAGTGA
- a CDS encoding DUF202 domain-containing protein, with the protein MWSALRQWFDPSQTRQVGTAPDYRFSLANERTFLAWIRTALALVAGGLAVAQFLPELSVAHLREALAVILMLLGGAVAVRAVDHWARTERAMRLGAELPASRFPAFLAICVGIGAAVLTVVVVIEAARG; encoded by the coding sequence GTGTGGAGTGCGCTGCGCCAATGGTTCGATCCCAGCCAGACCCGGCAGGTGGGTACCGCGCCGGACTACCGGTTCTCGTTGGCCAACGAACGAACTTTCCTGGCCTGGATCCGTACCGCCCTGGCCCTGGTCGCCGGCGGCCTGGCCGTCGCACAGTTCCTCCCGGAGCTGTCCGTCGCGCACCTGCGGGAAGCCCTCGCCGTCATCCTGATGCTGCTCGGCGGGGCCGTGGCGGTACGGGCGGTCGACCACTGGGCGCGCACCGAACGGGCGATGCGCCTCGGCGCTGAGCTCCCGGCGTCCCGATTCCCCGCTTTCCTGGCCATCTGCGTCGGTATCGGAGCCGCTGTCCTCACCGTCGTCGTGGTGATCGAGGCCGCCCGTGGCTGA